In the Apteryx mantelli isolate bAptMan1 chromosome 1, bAptMan1.hap1, whole genome shotgun sequence genome, one interval contains:
- the LOC136991105 gene encoding octapeptide-repeat protein T2-like encodes EKRRRGEEEKRRRGEEEKRRRGEEEKRRRGEEEKRRRGEEEKRRRGEEEKRRRGEEERREEERREEKRRRRRRGEEEEERGEEEKRREEKRRRGEEEKRRRGEEEKRREEKRRRGEEEKRRRGEERGGEERGEEEKRRERKRREEKRREEKRREEKRREEKRREEKRREEKRREEKRREEKRREEKRREERERGEEERGERREERGEREERRGEERRGEERRGEERMRREEERRGEERRGEERREEREERRGEEKRREKRERREKRREEKRREHWFYIGSEIPLPVTNHNTDIVEMLKHSACKQFNTSNDILFMKK; translated from the exons gagaagaggagaagaggagaagaggagaagaggagaagaggagaagaggagaagaggagaagaggagaagaggagaagaggagaagaggagaagaggagaagaggagaagaggagaagaggagaagaggagaagaggagaagaggagaagaggagaagaggagaagaggagaggagagaggaggagaggagagaggagaagaggagaaggaggagaagaggagaagaggaagaggagagaggagaagaggagaagaggagagaggagaagaggagaagaggagaagaggagaagaggagaagaggagaagaggagaagaggagagaggagaagaggagaagaggagaagaggagaagaggagaagaggagaggagagaggaggagaggagagaggagaagaggagaagagaagagagagaaagaggagagaggagaagaggagagaggagaagaggagagaggagaagaggagagaggagaagaggagagaggagaagaggagagaggagaagaggagagaggagaagaggagagaggagaagaggagagaggagaagaggagagaggagagagagagaggagaagaggagagaggagagaggagagaggagagaggagagagg gaggagaggagaggagaggagaggagaggagaggagaggagaggagaggagaggatgaggagagaggaggagaggagaggagaggagaggagaggagaggagaggagagaggag agagaggagaggagaggagaggagaagagaagagagaagagagagagaagagagaagagaagagaagagaagagaagagaacacTGGTTTTATATTGGTTCAGAAATACCTTTGCCAGTAACTAATCATAATACTGACATTGTGGAAATGTTGAAACACAGTGCTTGCAAGCAATTTAACACATCAAATGATATActgttcatgaaaaaataa